The following coding sequences are from one Nicotiana tabacum cultivar K326 chromosome 1, ASM71507v2, whole genome shotgun sequence window:
- the LOC107808546 gene encoding lysine-specific demethylase JMJ13, which produces MVEGRVCMSREAKLEFLKQKRLQRMKTESMNDLNCVSNMLSRSGGDALRSSASCGVRIHVNSDSYPGSGSSSYNGKDVFSKHKVAKFDTSNLDWIDKVPECPVYYPNKEEFEDPLVYLQKLAPEASKYGICKIVSPITASVPAGVVLNKEKAGFKFTTRVQPLRLAEWDTDDRVTFFMSGRNYTFRDFEKMANKVFARRYYSAGCLPPTYLEKEFWHEIACGKTESVEYACDVDGSAFSSSPNDQLGKSKWNMKGLSRLPKSVLRLLEKSIPGVTEPMLYIGMLFSMFAWHVEDHYLYSINYQHCGAAKTWYGIPGHAALDFEKVVREHVYTNDILSADGEDGAFDVLLGKTTLFPPNILSEHGVPVYKAVQKPGEFVVTFPRAYHAGFSHGFNCGEAVNFATGDWFSMGSIASIRYALLNRVPLLPHEELLCKEAMLLCTRFELEDPDYSSADLMTHHSIKVSFLNLMRFQHCARWCLARLIAFSGISLFAHGTILCSICKRDCYVAYLNCSCYAHAVCLRHDPRSLNFPCGSSRTLCLREDILDMENAARQFEQDKVVLHEVQQRYRKTDDFSLLLNMFPRAEEDGYVPYCEINFEWSEDSVEQTVHESAPNASASLLSDLDSPMEPKDNLFAGVNGNAICNLDTASMKFHGDVSSCRSERSESSSSDNNFKVHPKVAHETDCKTVVDQDSDESDTEIFRVKRRPRAEHRNGYDSVSINIEHQSFKRLKKRQSEGRLGPLSFPECSTANDATHSSIANSSQSKEAPDFHPRDKSVRGGPVPVSIKLKKVAVNEQALSKQDEYKRDHKIQFELGQNMRESPRIQSGSKRLKVRGPSVLGFGGSM; this is translated from the exons ATG GTGGAAGGGAGAGTCTGCATGTCGAGGGAGGCtaaattggaatttttgaagCAAAAAAGGCTTCAAAGAATGAAGACAGAATCTATGAATGATCTCAATTGTGTCAGCAACATGCTGAGTAGAAGCGGAGGAGATGCCTTAAGATCTTCTGCTTCATGTGGTGTTAGAATCCATGTTAATAGTGATTCATATCCAGGATCTGGGTCTTCTTCTTATAATGGAAAAGATGTTTTCTCAAAGCACAAGGTTGCAAAGTTTGACACCTCCAATCTGGACTGGATTGATAAAGTTCCAGAATGTCCAGTGTACTATCCAAATAAAGAGGAGTTTGAGGATCCTTTAGTTTATCTCCAGAAGTTAGCTCCTGAAGCTTCTAAATATG GTATATGCAAGATTGTTTCCCCCATAACAGCTTCTGTTCCTGCTGGAGTTGTTCTGAATAAAGAGAAGGCTGGTTTTAAATTTACTACTAGGGTACAGCCACTTCGCCTAGCCGAATGGGACACAGATGACAGGGTCACCTTTTTTATGAGTGGGAG AAACTATACATTTCGAGATTTCGAGAAAATGGCAAACAAGGTATTTGCTCGTCGATATTATAGTGCTGGATGTCTTCCTCCGACATACCTAGAAAAAGAATTTTGGCATGAGATAGCTTGTGGAAAGACTGAGAGCGTGGAATATGCCTGTGATGTTGATGGTAGTGCATTTTCCTCTTCTCCCAATGATCAACTTGGAAAAAGCAAATGGAATATGAAG GGGCTTTCTCGGTTGCCTAAATCAGTACTGCGACTCCTTGAGAAATCGATCCCG GGAGTTACTGAACCTATGTTGTATATTGGAATGCTATTCAGTATGTTTGCTTGGCATGTGGAAGACCACTACTTATATAG TATCAATTATCAGCATTGTGGGGCCGCAAAAACTTGGTATGGCATTCCAGGTCATGCAGCACTTGACTTCGAGAAGGTTGTCCGAGAGCATGTTTACACCAATGATATCTTATCAGCTGATGGAGAGGATGGAGCTTTTGATGTGCTTTTGGGGAAGACAACATTGTTTCCTCCTAACATTCTGTCAGAGCATGGTGTTCCTGTCTATAAAGCAGTTCAAAAACCGGGGGAGTTCGTAGTAACTTTTCCTAGAGCGTATCATGCAGGATTTAGTCATG GTTTCAATTGTGGTGAGGCCGTTAACTTTGCAACGGGGGATTGGTTTTCTATGGGTTCAATTGCCAGCATTCGCTATGCACTCCTGAACAGGGTGCCTCTACTTCCTCACGAGGAACTTCTCTGCAAAGAAGCGATGCTTCTATGTACGAGATTTGAACTGGAAGATCCTGACTATTCCTCTGCAGACTTGATGACTCATCATAGCATCAAAGTTTCTTTTCTGAATTTGATGCGTTTTCAGCACTGTGCTCGTTGGTGCCTCGCGAGGTTAATAGCATTTTCAGGCATATCCTTATTCGCACATGGTACCATTCTTTGCAGCATATGCAAGCGTGACTGTTATGTCGCTTATCTTAATTGCAGCTGCTATGCACACGCAGTGTGCCTTCGCCATG ATCCCAGGTCACTTAATTTTCCTTGCGGCAGCAGTAGAACGCTTTGCCTAAGGGAAGATATATTGGACATGGAAAATGCAGCTAGACAGTTTGAGCAGGATAAGGTGGTTTTGCATGAAGTTCAACAGCGATATAGAAAAACTGATGACTTTTCTCTCCTTTTAAACATGTTTCCGCGAGCTGAGGAAGATGGCTATGTTCCATATTGTGAAATCAATTTTGAATGGTCGGAGGACTCGGTTGAACAGACAGTTCATGAGTCAGCACCTAATGCTTCTGCCTCACTTTTGTCTGATCTCGACTCTCCGATGGAGCCGAAAGATAACCTTTTCGCTGGTGTGAAT GGAAATGCAATCTGTAACTTAGATACTGCATCAATGAAGTTCCATGGTGATGTTTCTAGTTGTCGGAGTGAAAGATCGGAGAGTTCATCAAGTGATAACAATTTTAAAGTCCATCCGAAAGTAGCTCATGAGACAGACTGTAAAACTGTTGTAGATCAAGACAGTGATGAGTCTGATACAGAAATTTTCAGGGTGAAGAGACGTCCCAGAGCAGAACATAGAAACGGATATGATTCAGTCTCTATCAACATTGAGCACCAG AGTTTCAAAAGATTAAAGAAACGTCAATCAGAAGGACGGCTTGGGCCATTGTCTTTTCCAGAGTGTTCTACGGCTAATGATGCAACTCACAGTTCCATTGCTAATTCAAGTCAATCCAAAGAAGCACCGGACTTTCATCCCAGAGACAAGTCCGTCAGAGGTGGTCCAGTTCCGGTATCCATTAAGTTGAAGAAGGTGGCTGTGAATGAACAAGCACTGAGCAAGCAGGACGAGTACAAGAGAGATCACAAGATCCAGTTTGAATTGGGGCAAAATATGAGGGAATCACCCAGAATACAGAGTGGATCGAAGCGTCTGAAAGTCAGAGGTCCTTCAGTTTTAGGGTTTGGAGGCAGTATGTAG